From Companilactobacillus heilongjiangensis, one genomic window encodes:
- a CDS encoding YxeA family protein, translating into MRKLLHSILLTISIVGVVYVGACFYTKDKTDDFASMLGQYNFLVKKQPYYVKIDNAKGRDEDGYGNYDYTLTSYDKNGNEHPIKFTGMGKLKQGHFLEVTAKGAYVYTYREVFEKDMSNDIYNKLSAQ; encoded by the coding sequence AGAAAATTATTGCATTCAATCTTGCTAACAATATCAATTGTCGGAGTAGTCTATGTTGGAGCTTGTTTCTATACAAAAGATAAGACTGATGATTTCGCATCAATGCTGGGACAATACAACTTCCTAGTCAAGAAACAACCTTACTACGTCAAGATTGACAATGCCAAAGGACGTGACGAAGATGGCTATGGCAACTATGACTACACACTGACAAGTTACGACAAAAATGGGAACGAACATCCAATCAAATTCACTGGTATGGGAAAATTGAAACAAGGCCATTTCCTAGAAGTCACTGCCAAAGGGGCTTACGTCTACACTTACAGAGAAGTGTTCGAAAAAGATATGTCCAATGATATATACAATAAATTATCAGCACAGTAA
- a CDS encoding AEC family transporter: MGVFFSSIQGILIIIGLIAVGYGLSALGWFSENSTRLIAKLVTQVALPTYMISTITKDFTAAKLIKLLPDLAIPVISMTILIFISILLIKILKIDPKHKGLFSSMFFNSNTVFVGLPVNMALFGEKSLPYVLVYYMANTTFFWTLGTYLIQMDGEIKGHFKLKTTLKKVFSPPLMGFIIGLILVMLNIHLPKFLMSDFEYLGGLTIPLSMIFIGISIYNAGLKNISFHKDNWAILFGRFLCAPLLMAALFLFIPATPLMRQVFIVQAAMPVMTNAPVVAKLYHADSDYAAIMVTETTLLSLIVVPIIMVLIK, encoded by the coding sequence ATGGGTGTTTTCTTTTCCAGTATTCAAGGAATTCTAATAATCATCGGTTTAATCGCTGTGGGCTACGGCCTCAGTGCACTTGGTTGGTTTTCTGAAAATTCAACTAGATTAATCGCCAAGTTAGTCACACAAGTGGCTTTGCCAACATACATGATTTCGACCATTACTAAAGATTTTACGGCCGCAAAGTTGATCAAATTGTTGCCCGACTTGGCAATTCCTGTCATTTCAATGACCATTTTGATCTTTATTTCAATTCTCCTGATTAAAATCCTCAAAATTGACCCCAAACATAAAGGACTCTTCTCTTCCATGTTCTTTAACTCCAATACCGTCTTCGTTGGCTTACCCGTCAACATGGCACTCTTTGGAGAAAAAAGTTTACCCTACGTCCTTGTTTATTACATGGCTAACACGACATTTTTCTGGACATTGGGAACATACTTAATCCAAATGGATGGTGAAATTAAGGGTCATTTCAAACTCAAGACAACTCTCAAGAAAGTATTCTCCCCACCATTAATGGGATTCATCATTGGTTTGATTTTAGTAATGCTCAATATTCATTTGCCAAAATTCTTGATGTCTGACTTTGAATACTTGGGTGGGCTAACTATTCCGTTATCAATGATATTCATCGGTATTTCAATCTATAACGCCGGTCTCAAAAATATTTCTTTCCACAAAGACAACTGGGCAATCCTCTTTGGACGCTTCTTATGTGCTCCACTGTTAATGGCAGCGTTGTTCCTCTTCATACCTGCTACACCATTGATGAGACAAGTCTTCATTGTTCAGGCAGCAATGCCCGTTATGACAAACGCCCCCGTTGTTGCCAAACTTTATCACGCCGATTCAGACTACGCGGCAATCATGGTTACCGAAACCACTTTGTTGAGTTTAATCGTTGTGCCAATTATTATGGTTTTAATTAAATAG
- a CDS encoding NAD-dependent succinate-semialdehyde dehydrogenase — protein sequence MAYKTVNPYTNELVKSYPDATSEEIETALSTGHALYKQWRDEPVESRAVILHEIADRLRENEDELAKIATTDMGKLYAESKGEVELCAIIADYYADNGTDMLKPTPLSSRNTGDAEILHQATGVLMMVEPWNFPYYQIMRVFAPNFMVGNPMILKHASNTPGSAAAFEKIVKDAGAPEGSLTNLFASYDQVADIIADPRVQGVALTGSKRGGQSVAESAAKSLKKNSMELGGSDAFVVLSDADVDKAVDLAWRVRIYNAGQVCTSAKRFIVADNLYDEFLKKLKANFEKLVPGDPMDPKTTIAPMNSKRAKEKLQGQIDKAVAGGAKVYYGNQPIDLPGQFIQPTILTDIAPDNPEFYDEMFGPVAQVFKVSSDQEAIDLANDSELGLGGIVVSADPQHGKAVAEKIETGMVFVNSFLVSLPELPFGGVKGSGYGREMSQLGLTAFTNEKLVVTAQEPDWTNPAGGLAVFK from the coding sequence ATGGCTTATAAAACAGTCAATCCATATACAAATGAACTCGTAAAATCGTACCCTGACGCTACATCTGAAGAAATTGAAACAGCATTGAGCACTGGACATGCACTATATAAACAGTGGCGTGATGAACCTGTCGAAAGTCGAGCTGTTATTTTGCACGAAATTGCTGACCGTTTGCGTGAGAATGAAGACGAATTGGCAAAAATCGCAACAACTGACATGGGTAAACTTTACGCTGAATCAAAAGGTGAAGTTGAACTCTGTGCCATCATCGCTGACTATTATGCTGACAACGGCACCGACATGTTGAAACCAACTCCACTCAGCAGTCGCAATACTGGGGATGCCGAAATTTTACACCAAGCAACTGGTGTTTTGATGATGGTTGAACCTTGGAACTTTCCATATTATCAAATCATGCGTGTCTTTGCCCCTAACTTTATGGTCGGCAATCCGATGATTTTGAAACATGCTTCAAATACTCCTGGCTCAGCTGCCGCATTTGAAAAGATTGTTAAAGATGCTGGTGCTCCCGAGGGTAGTTTGACAAACTTATTTGCCAGTTACGACCAAGTAGCTGATATCATTGCTGATCCTCGTGTTCAAGGCGTTGCTTTGACCGGATCCAAGCGTGGTGGGCAATCAGTTGCCGAATCAGCAGCCAAGAGTTTGAAGAAGAACTCAATGGAACTCGGTGGCTCCGATGCCTTTGTTGTTTTGTCAGACGCTGACGTTGATAAAGCAGTCGATTTGGCATGGCGTGTCCGGATTTATAACGCGGGTCAAGTATGTACTTCAGCCAAGCGATTTATCGTTGCTGACAATTTGTACGATGAATTCTTGAAGAAACTAAAAGCTAACTTTGAAAAATTGGTTCCCGGCGATCCAATGGATCCAAAGACTACGATTGCCCCAATGAATTCCAAGCGTGCTAAGGAGAAGTTGCAAGGTCAAATTGACAAAGCTGTTGCTGGTGGTGCTAAGGTTTACTATGGCAATCAACCAATCGACTTGCCTGGTCAATTTATTCAACCAACTATTTTGACTGACATTGCTCCTGATAACCCTGAATTTTACGATGAAATGTTTGGACCTGTTGCTCAAGTATTCAAGGTCAGTTCTGATCAAGAGGCAATCGATTTAGCCAATGATTCTGAATTAGGTTTAGGTGGAATCGTTGTTTCAGCTGATCCACAACATGGTAAAGCGGTAGCCGAAAAGATTGAAACTGGGATGGTATTTGTAAATTCATTCTTAGTTTCATTGCCTGAATTGCCATTTGGTGGTGTTAAAGGTTCTGGTTATGGACGTGAAATGAGCCAATTAGGTTTGACGGCATTTACTAATGAGAAGTTAGTGGTTACAGCTCAAGAACCAGACTGGACCAATCCAGCCGGTGGGTTGGCAGTTTTTAAATAA
- a CDS encoding MalY/PatB family protein translates to MQFNFDKINDRRNANSVKWNVKEHELPMWVADMDIQTAPAIVEAMHKDVDRGIFGYQYVPEAYFKAVSSWYKIEHNFEPETDWLVFSNGIMPTIGSILRHLTDVGDNVLIQEPNYNSFFQAIENNGRHILNSELTYKNGQYSIDWKDLETKMLDPQTSVMIVCNPHNPSGHIWDKATLTKIGQMAKQHNVLIISDEIHGDLTMPGHDYVPFASLDSDVTDNSISLVSPSKTFNVAILHAATMIIPNEQLRQRATRAVSVDGINEPGILAVDASIAAYTEGHEWLHELRKYIQGNREYLEKFVQDNIPEIKVIPAESTYLAWIDCRQLTDKSDDFNQFLRDETGLYLAEGTKYRGNGNCFLRMNLATPRCNVEDGVERLRKGINKFTNRK, encoded by the coding sequence ATGCAATTTAATTTTGATAAGATAAATGATCGTCGTAACGCCAACTCTGTGAAATGGAACGTCAAGGAACATGAGCTACCAATGTGGGTCGCTGATATGGATATCCAAACGGCTCCAGCGATTGTGGAAGCTATGCACAAAGATGTGGACCGTGGTATTTTTGGTTATCAATATGTTCCAGAAGCCTATTTCAAAGCAGTTTCCAGTTGGTACAAGATTGAACACAACTTTGAGCCAGAGACTGATTGGTTGGTTTTCAGCAACGGAATAATGCCAACGATTGGTTCGATTTTGCGCCACTTAACTGATGTTGGTGACAACGTTTTGATTCAAGAGCCCAATTACAATTCATTTTTCCAAGCAATTGAAAACAATGGCCGTCACATTTTGAACAGTGAGCTGACTTACAAGAATGGGCAGTACAGCATTGATTGGAAAGATTTGGAAACGAAGATGCTTGATCCCCAAACTAGCGTCATGATTGTCTGCAATCCGCACAATCCAAGTGGTCATATTTGGGATAAGGCAACGTTAACTAAGATTGGGCAGATGGCTAAGCAACATAATGTCCTAATTATTTCTGATGAAATTCATGGCGATTTAACGATGCCAGGTCACGACTATGTTCCATTTGCTTCATTAGATTCTGATGTGACTGACAATAGTATTTCCCTAGTTTCACCAAGTAAAACGTTTAATGTGGCTATTCTGCACGCCGCAACAATGATTATTCCAAATGAACAATTGCGTCAAAGAGCTACCAGAGCTGTTTCCGTTGACGGTATAAATGAACCTGGAATTTTGGCAGTCGATGCCTCAATTGCAGCTTATACTGAAGGTCACGAATGGCTTCATGAATTGCGTAAATATATCCAAGGTAATCGTGAATATTTGGAAAAATTTGTTCAAGATAATATCCCCGAAATCAAAGTTATCCCAGCTGAATCAACCTATCTGGCATGGATCGATTGTCGACAATTGACTGATAAATCGGATGACTTTAATCAATTCTTGCGTGACGAAACTGGTTTGTATTTGGCTGAAGGTACTAAGTATCGTGGCAATGGGAACTGTTTCTTAAGAATGAATTTGGCTACACCTAGATGTAACGTTGAAGATGGTGTTGAGAGATTGAGAAAAGGTATTAATAAGTTTACTAATAGGAAATAA